From Syntrophaceae bacterium, one genomic window encodes:
- a CDS encoding 4-hydroxy-tetrahydrodipicolinate reductase, giving the protein MVKAVVTGAGGKMGGRIINMIQAAEGIELAGAVERKDHPWQGRDIGECLGLAIRGIRVGDDLTAALAGADVVIDFTHHEASIRHLEIARDLGKAIVIGTTGFPASGMEKAREIGKDARCVLAPNMSVGVNVLFKVLDLVAGILGDDYDVEIVESHHNLKKDAPSGTAMKMAQVIAARLGRDLDQVGVYERKGLIGERTKKEIGIQTLRGGDIVGEHTVMFVTGGERLELIHRAHSRDNFARGAVRAAKWIVDRPKGFYDMQDVLGLRS; this is encoded by the coding sequence ATGGTGAAAGCCGTCGTCACCGGTGCGGGCGGAAAGATGGGCGGTCGGATCATCAACATGATCCAGGCCGCCGAAGGGATCGAACTGGCCGGCGCCGTGGAGCGGAAGGACCACCCCTGGCAGGGCCGGGACATCGGCGAATGCCTGGGCCTGGCCATCCGGGGCATCCGGGTCGGCGACGACCTGACCGCCGCCCTGGCCGGCGCGGACGTGGTCATCGACTTCACCCACCACGAGGCGTCGATCCGGCACCTGGAAATCGCCCGGGACCTGGGGAAGGCCATCGTGATCGGCACGACGGGGTTTCCCGCCTCCGGGATGGAGAAGGCCCGGGAAATCGGCAAGGATGCCCGGTGTGTCCTGGCGCCGAACATGAGCGTCGGCGTGAACGTCCTCTTCAAGGTCCTGGATCTCGTGGCGGGGATCCTGGGGGATGACTACGACGTGGAGATCGTCGAGTCCCATCACAACCTGAAGAAGGATGCTCCCAGCGGGACGGCCATGAAGATGGCCCAGGTCATCGCCGCCCGGCTGGGCCGCGACCTGGACCAGGTGGGCGTCTACGAGCGGAAGGGGCTGATCGGCGAACGGACGAAGAAGGAAATCGGCATCCAGACCCTGCGGGGCGGAGACATCGTCGGGGAGCACACGGTGATGTTCGTCACCGGCGGCGAGCGGCTGGAGCTGATCCACCGCGCTCACAGCCGCGACAACTTCGCCCGGGGCGCCGTCCGGGCGGCCAAATGGATCGTCGACCGGCCCAAGGGCTTCTACGACATGCAGGACGTCCTGGGGCTTCGTTCCTGA
- the folK gene encoding 2-amino-4-hydroxy-6-hydroxymethyldihydropteridine diphosphokinase: MTGENPSRGDESAVFGVLCFIGIGSNLDRPLERCREAVRRLAKTDGIGFLRRAPYYKSEPAGLSDQPWFVNTVAEVRTSLPPRELLVRLKEIEEAMGRTPGPRWGPRRIDLDLLLYGQDVIREEGLAVPHPEMHRRRFVLAPLNEIAPWAIHPAFGVSMAGLMERLEDPLRVFLLEE; encoded by the coding sequence ATGACCGGAGAAAATCCGTCGCGGGGGGACGAATCCGCCGTTTTCGGCGTCCTCTGCTTCATCGGGATCGGGTCCAACCTGGACCGGCCGCTGGAGCGCTGCCGGGAGGCCGTCCGCAGGCTGGCGAAAACGGACGGAATCGGATTCCTTCGCCGGGCGCCGTACTACAAGTCGGAGCCGGCGGGTTTGTCGGACCAGCCCTGGTTCGTCAACACCGTGGCGGAAGTCCGCACCTCCCTGCCGCCGCGGGAACTGCTGGTAAGGCTGAAAGAGATCGAGGAGGCCATGGGGCGGACGCCCGGCCCGCGGTGGGGGCCCCGGAGGATCGACCTGGACCTCCTCCTCTATGGCCAGGATGTAATCAGGGAGGAGGGCCTCGCCGTTCCCCACCCGGAAATGCACCGGCGGCGGTTTGTCCTGGCTCCCCTCAACGAGATCGCCCCCTGGGCGATCCATCCCGCCTTCGGAGTGTCCATGGCGGGACTCATGGAAAGGCTGGAAGATCCGCTCCGGGTCTTTCTGCTGGAGGAATAA
- the fsa gene encoding fructose-6-phosphate aldolase, with translation MKFFIDTANIQEIREGLSLGMVDGVTTNPSLVAKEKRGFQEVVKEILEIVDGPVSLEVVSLDAPGMVKEGRKLAKLGKNVVVKVPMTTEGLKATKIFAGEGIAVNQTLIFSPLQALMAAKAGAAYVSPFVGRLDDVSARGMELVEQILTIYGNYGFETEVIVASVRHPMHVLEAALMGADIATIPFKVIAQLARHPLTDRGIEAFLEDWKKVPRK, from the coding sequence ATGAAATTTTTCATCGACACGGCGAACATTCAGGAGATCAGGGAAGGGCTCAGCCTCGGGATGGTGGACGGGGTCACCACGAATCCGAGCCTGGTGGCGAAGGAGAAGCGCGGATTTCAGGAGGTGGTCAAGGAGATCCTGGAGATCGTCGACGGGCCGGTCAGCCTCGAGGTCGTCAGCCTGGACGCGCCGGGCATGGTCAAGGAAGGCCGGAAGCTGGCGAAGCTGGGAAAGAACGTCGTGGTCAAGGTGCCGATGACGACGGAGGGCTTGAAGGCAACGAAGATCTTCGCCGGCGAGGGAATTGCCGTCAACCAGACACTCATTTTCTCTCCCCTCCAGGCGCTGATGGCGGCCAAGGCCGGGGCGGCTTACGTGAGCCCGTTCGTGGGCCGGCTGGACGACGTCTCCGCGCGGGGCATGGAACTGGTGGAGCAGATCCTGACCATCTACGGAAATTACGGTTTCGAGACGGAGGTCATCGTGGCCAGTGTCCGCCATCCCATGCACGTGCTGGAGGCGGCCCTCATGGGTGCGGATATCGCAACGATCCCCTTCAAGGTCATTGCCCAGCTGGCCCGCCACCCCCTGACGGATCGGGGGATCGAGGCCTTCCTGGAGGACTGGAAAAAGGTTCCCAGGAAGTGA
- the pgsA gene encoding CDP-diacylglycerol--glycerol-3-phosphate 3-phosphatidyltransferase, which yields MPLSPAERKIFNLPNTLTMLRIAVVPVLFFLLLSPGETWSLVIAGLFVLASFTDMLDGWVARRYGIVTTMGKFLDPIADKLVVNTAMILMIPIGRIPAWVAAIIVIRDFVVDGIRSISSADGIVISASPLGKQKTVCQAFAVTALIIHYPFLGADAHLVGTVLVYLALILTVWSGFDYLLKFYRSAIRKDIGSE from the coding sequence CTGCCTCTCTCGCCGGCGGAGCGGAAGATCTTCAATCTTCCGAATACGCTGACGATGCTCCGCATCGCCGTCGTTCCCGTCCTCTTCTTCCTGCTCCTGTCGCCCGGAGAGACCTGGAGCCTCGTCATCGCCGGGCTCTTCGTCCTGGCCTCCTTCACGGACATGCTCGACGGCTGGGTCGCCCGCCGGTACGGGATCGTCACCACCATGGGGAAATTCCTGGACCCCATCGCCGACAAACTCGTGGTGAACACGGCCATGATCCTGATGATCCCCATCGGGCGCATTCCCGCCTGGGTGGCGGCGATCATCGTGATCCGCGACTTCGTCGTCGACGGGATCCGCTCCATTTCGTCGGCCGACGGGATCGTGATCTCCGCCAGTCCCCTGGGGAAGCAGAAGACCGTCTGCCAGGCCTTCGCCGTGACGGCCCTCATCATCCATTACCCGTTCCTGGGGGCGGACGCACACCTGGTCGGGACGGTCCTGGTCTATCTGGCCCTGATTCTGACCGTCTGGTCCGGTTTCGACTACCTGTTGAAATTCTACCGATCGGCCATCAGAAAGGACATAGGGAGCGAATGA
- a CDS encoding alpha/beta fold hydrolase — protein sequence MNAPAGKSYEALDRPEILRVLFYPRPEWGYPDRGAFEPVLIPVGGDIVVGGRFHPSRKEGPNLLFFHGNGEIVADYDDMAPLFTRRGMNLLAVDYRGYGRSNGFPSLASMMADSHAALAFVREWMQQNGHTGPLIVMGRSLGSASALELASGHPDEIDGLIIESGFAWIGPLLALMGFRLEFFGLSEEDGPENIKKIESFKKPTLVIHAEFDHIISHTEGQALYDASPAAVKRMLTIEGANHNDIFYQGMDRYLDAVEWLAKEAAAAR from the coding sequence ATGAACGCGCCTGCTGGGAAATCGTACGAGGCCCTGGATCGACCGGAAATCCTGCGAGTCCTGTTCTATCCACGCCCGGAGTGGGGCTATCCCGACCGGGGCGCCTTCGAGCCCGTCCTCATCCCCGTGGGAGGGGACATCGTCGTGGGAGGCCGGTTTCATCCGAGTCGGAAAGAGGGGCCGAATCTCCTCTTTTTCCACGGCAACGGCGAGATCGTGGCGGACTATGACGACATGGCGCCCCTGTTCACCCGGAGGGGCATGAACCTGCTCGCCGTGGACTACCGGGGATACGGCCGTTCCAACGGATTCCCGTCGCTGGCGTCGATGATGGCGGACAGCCACGCGGCCCTCGCGTTCGTCCGCGAATGGATGCAGCAAAACGGCCATACGGGGCCTCTCATCGTCATGGGCCGCTCCCTCGGCAGCGCCTCTGCCCTGGAACTGGCCTCCGGCCACCCCGACGAGATCGACGGCCTGATCATCGAGAGCGGCTTTGCCTGGATCGGGCCGCTCCTGGCCCTCATGGGATTCCGCCTTGAATTCTTCGGGCTTTCGGAAGAGGACGGGCCGGAAAACATCAAGAAGATCGAATCGTTCAAAAAGCCGACCCTGGTAATTCACGCCGAGTTCGACCACATCATTTCCCATACGGAGGGCCAGGCCCTCTACGATGCCTCCCCGGCAGCGGTCAAGCGGATGCTGACCATCGAAGGGGCCAACCACAACGACATCTTCTACCAGGGTATGGACCGATACCTCGATGCCGTCGAGTGGCTGGCAAAAGAGGCGGCGGCCGCTCGCTGA
- a CDS encoding nitronate monooxygenase, with the protein MRTRITELFGIEFPIIQAGMIWVSGWRLASASAEAGALGLIGAGSMTPDLLREHLRKMRDACPDKPWGVNLPLFFQYAEEMARILVEEKVRIVFTSGGSPKKFTPRFKDAGMKVVHVTATPELAGKCEGAGVDAVVVEGFEAGGHNGRDELTTMVLVPQAAAAVRIPVIAAGGIYDGRGMAAALALGAEGVQIGTRLAATVESSAHENFKRAMVDASPTGTFLVLKKLVPARVIVNEWTRRVLDAEARGAGEQELLDLIGEKRTKLGMFDGDLSEGELQIGQAVGAVREILPAGDVIRWIARGCEVTLARLSRLT; encoded by the coding sequence ATCCGGACGCGCATCACGGAACTTTTCGGCATCGAGTTTCCCATCATCCAGGCGGGCATGATCTGGGTCAGCGGCTGGCGGCTGGCGTCGGCCTCCGCCGAAGCGGGAGCCCTGGGCCTCATCGGCGCCGGCTCCATGACCCCGGACCTGCTCCGGGAGCATCTCCGGAAGATGCGTGATGCCTGCCCGGACAAACCCTGGGGGGTGAACCTGCCCCTCTTCTTCCAGTACGCCGAGGAGATGGCCCGGATTCTCGTCGAGGAGAAGGTCCGGATCGTCTTCACCTCCGGCGGCAGCCCGAAGAAATTCACGCCCCGCTTCAAGGACGCCGGGATGAAGGTCGTCCATGTCACCGCCACGCCGGAGCTGGCGGGAAAGTGCGAGGGGGCGGGGGTCGACGCGGTGGTGGTGGAAGGGTTCGAGGCGGGAGGCCACAACGGCCGGGATGAGTTGACCACGATGGTCCTGGTTCCGCAGGCCGCTGCGGCCGTCCGGATTCCCGTGATCGCCGCCGGGGGCATCTACGACGGCCGGGGCATGGCGGCGGCACTGGCCCTGGGAGCCGAGGGCGTGCAGATCGGGACCCGCCTGGCCGCCACGGTCGAGTCGAGCGCCCACGAAAACTTCAAGCGGGCCATGGTGGACGCCTCCCCCACGGGCACGTTCCTCGTTCTCAAGAAGCTCGTCCCCGCCCGGGTCATCGTGAACGAGTGGACCCGCCGGGTCCTCGATGCGGAGGCCCGCGGTGCCGGCGAGCAGGAGCTTCTCGATCTCATCGGGGAAAAGCGGACGAAGCTGGGGATGTTCGACGGGGATCTATCCGAGGGAGAACTGCAAATCGGCCAGGCCGTCGGCGCCGTCCGGGAGATCCTCCCCGCCGGGGACGTCATCCGCTGGATCGCCCGCGGCTGCGAGGTAACCCTGGCACGGCTGTCAAGGCTGACCTGA
- a CDS encoding aldehyde ferredoxin oxidoreductase — translation MDKLLRINMSVEGGPKAIVDPMGEYAGLAGRALTSAVVAREVPPLAHPLSEDNKLVIAPGMLSGSLAAMSGRMSVGCKSPLTGGIKEANSGGQASQVLARLGYAAIILEGKPRDSDLYRIFINKDGVNIIPDNSLKLLGNYDLVEKMKREYGDKIACISIGQAGEMKMSAATVAFTDMELRPTRHAGRGGVGAVMGAKGVKVIVLDDTGMTARAPKDPEKFRAANKTFVEGLRKHPVTGEGLPAFGTNVLANVINEAGGYPTHNFLWGRFAGVSRISGETEAETEVARGGVATHGCHRGCTIQCSGIYMDKDGHYLSKQPEYETVWAHGANCGIDDLDAIAMLDRLDDDFGLDTIEMGATIGVAMEAGLARFGDAQAAIRLIREVGKGTPLGRILGNGAAVTGKVFGVERVPVVKGQALPAYDPRAIQGMGVTYATSTMGADHTAGYAVTANVLQVGGFVDPLKAEGQIELSRNLQIATAAIDSTGMCLFIAFAVLDQPQTFQALLDLLNSFYGLELTADDVTALGKKVLTMERDFNQRAGFTSKQDRLPEFFKKELLPPHNAVFQVSDEELDKVFNW, via the coding sequence ATGGATAAACTGCTCCGAATCAATATGAGTGTCGAAGGGGGACCCAAGGCGATCGTGGATCCGATGGGGGAATACGCAGGGCTGGCAGGCAGGGCGTTGACGTCCGCCGTTGTCGCCCGGGAAGTGCCACCCCTGGCCCACCCCTTGAGTGAGGACAACAAACTGGTCATCGCCCCGGGGATGCTGAGCGGCTCCCTCGCGGCCATGTCCGGGCGCATGTCCGTTGGCTGCAAGAGCCCTCTCACCGGGGGGATCAAGGAGGCCAATTCGGGCGGCCAGGCCTCCCAGGTCCTGGCCCGGCTCGGCTATGCCGCGATCATCCTGGAGGGAAAGCCCCGGGACAGCGATCTCTACAGGATATTCATCAACAAGGACGGTGTGAACATCATCCCGGACAACAGTCTGAAACTGCTCGGCAACTACGACCTGGTCGAAAAAATGAAAAGGGAGTATGGGGACAAAATCGCCTGCATTTCCATCGGCCAGGCCGGGGAGATGAAGATGTCCGCCGCAACCGTGGCCTTTACGGACATGGAGCTCCGGCCCACCCGTCATGCCGGGCGCGGCGGGGTCGGGGCGGTCATGGGCGCCAAGGGGGTGAAGGTCATCGTCCTCGACGATACCGGGATGACGGCCCGTGCCCCGAAAGATCCGGAAAAATTCAGGGCCGCCAACAAAACGTTTGTCGAGGGGCTCCGGAAGCACCCGGTCACCGGTGAAGGTCTCCCCGCTTTCGGGACCAATGTGCTCGCGAATGTCATCAACGAGGCGGGCGGATATCCCACCCACAATTTCCTGTGGGGCCGCTTTGCGGGGGTGTCCAGGATCAGCGGAGAGACGGAAGCCGAGACGGAGGTTGCCCGCGGCGGCGTTGCAACCCATGGCTGCCATCGGGGCTGCACGATACAATGCTCCGGTATTTACATGGACAAGGACGGCCACTACTTGTCGAAGCAGCCGGAATATGAGACGGTCTGGGCTCACGGTGCGAACTGCGGGATCGACGACCTGGATGCGATTGCCATGCTGGACCGTCTGGACGACGATTTTGGCCTGGATACCATCGAGATGGGGGCGACCATCGGGGTGGCCATGGAGGCAGGCCTGGCCAGGTTTGGCGACGCCCAGGCGGCCATCCGCCTCATCCGGGAAGTCGGCAAGGGAACCCCATTGGGGCGCATCCTGGGGAATGGGGCCGCCGTGACGGGCAAGGTGTTCGGCGTGGAGCGGGTGCCCGTCGTCAAGGGCCAGGCCCTGCCGGCCTACGATCCCCGCGCTATCCAGGGCATGGGGGTTACCTATGCGACATCGACCATGGGCGCCGATCACACGGCGGGTTACGCGGTCACCGCAAACGTCCTTCAGGTGGGGGGATTTGTGGATCCTCTGAAGGCGGAAGGCCAGATCGAGCTTTCCCGAAATTTGCAGATTGCCACGGCGGCCATCGACTCGACGGGGATGTGCCTCTTCATCGCCTTTGCGGTTCTGGATCAGCCCCAGACCTTCCAGGCCCTGCTGGATCTGCTCAATTCGTTTTACGGGCTGGAGCTGACCGCAGACGACGTGACCGCGCTGGGCAAGAAGGTTCTGACCATGGAGCGGGACTTCAACCAGAGGGCCGGATTTACCAGCAAGCAGGATCGCCTGCCTGAGTTCTTCAAAAAAGAGCTCCTCCCGCCCCACAATGCCGTTTTTCAGGTCTCTGATGAAGAGCTGGACAAGGTTTTCAACTGGTAA
- a CDS encoding MoaD/ThiS family protein: MKIELNLYASLARYLPRDTRAPGDRIREVSEGTTILELLRSLQVPMDKVKLIFLNGLHARGDEILHEGDRVGVFPPVAGG, encoded by the coding sequence ATGAAAATCGAGCTGAACCTTTACGCCTCCCTGGCCCGCTACCTCCCCCGTGACACACGAGCGCCCGGCGACAGAATCCGTGAGGTGAGCGAGGGAACCACCATCCTCGAACTTCTCCGGAGTCTCCAGGTCCCCATGGACAAAGTCAAGCTCATCTTTCTGAACGGGCTTCATGCCCGTGGCGACGAGATCCTGCACGAGGGAGACCGGGTGGGCGTTTTCCCGCCGGTGGCGGGAGGCTGA
- a CDS encoding HesA/MoeB/ThiF family protein, producing MISDIQRQIREKAARITDPAGREVHVMEDRVALEIAGRYGLSLPEIYTEALRIAVYPCRYVRNLDIISPAEQLKLAESQVAVAGAGGLGGQVILLLARIGVGRLVVVDHDRFDETNLNRQALCSLESLHKSKAEAAVETVASINPGILVIPHRARIDAANVDPIVAGADVIVDALDNVPDRFVLQGAARRLGVPLVHGALAGFEGRVMTVYPGDPGLEQLYEPAASEADPERPEDLLGVPAVTAAAVGTLQAMEVLKILLRRGKVFRHIMAHIDLENGRFEEFRF from the coding sequence ATGATTTCGGACATTCAGCGGCAGATAAGGGAAAAGGCGGCACGGATCACCGACCCGGCGGGGCGTGAGGTTCACGTCATGGAGGATCGGGTCGCCCTGGAAATCGCCGGCCGGTATGGCCTGAGCCTGCCGGAGATCTATACGGAGGCCCTGAGGATCGCCGTTTATCCCTGCCGCTACGTCCGCAACCTGGACATCATCTCTCCGGCGGAGCAGTTAAAGCTCGCCGAGTCGCAAGTTGCCGTTGCCGGTGCGGGCGGGCTGGGCGGGCAGGTCATCCTGCTCCTGGCGCGGATCGGAGTCGGCCGGCTGGTTGTCGTCGATCACGACCGGTTTGACGAAACGAACCTGAACCGTCAGGCCCTGTGCAGCCTGGAATCCCTGCATAAGTCGAAAGCGGAGGCCGCCGTGGAGACCGTGGCCTCCATCAATCCCGGGATCCTGGTCATTCCTCACCGGGCGAGAATAGACGCCGCGAATGTCGATCCGATAGTAGCCGGCGCCGATGTGATTGTCGATGCCCTGGACAATGTGCCCGATCGTTTTGTACTGCAGGGGGCGGCCCGCCGGCTGGGGGTTCCCCTGGTGCACGGTGCGCTGGCGGGTTTTGAGGGCCGGGTCATGACGGTCTATCCGGGAGATCCGGGCCTGGAGCAGCTTTACGAACCTGCGGCTTCGGAAGCCGACCCGGAGCGGCCGGAGGACCTCCTGGGCGTTCCGGCGGTGACCGCCGCCGCCGTCGGCACCCTCCAGGCCATGGAGGTGCTCAAGATCCTCCTGCGCCGCGGGAAGGTATTCCGACACATCATGGCGCACATCGACCTGGAAAACGGCCGTTTCGAAGAGTTCCGCTTTTAA
- a CDS encoding phosphatase PAP2 family protein, protein MEPIFLSGIAFITWLQGLGEWLVVPMQLFSFLGTEEFFLLVLPIIYWSVDADAGLRVGMILLLSGGLNDTLKLAFHGPRPYWFSTQVKALAPETSFGMPSGHAQIAASLWGLGASLVKRPWAWGAAVFIILMIGLSRLYLAAHFPHDVLVGWITGALVLWVFLQGWDAVAAWAKRKSPGEKVGLAFALSMAMLASGVIAFVSWNGWVLPADWVANARQAGANPLPAPVTLNGAVTFSAALFGMLAGLVWMDSKGGYGSDGSFRGRCGRLLPGFAGLLMIYLGLRAIFPHGETVSSYALRYLRFALVGLWISAGAPWLFMKLNMARSLKTE, encoded by the coding sequence ATGGAACCGATCTTCCTAAGTGGAATTGCATTCATCACCTGGTTGCAGGGGCTGGGTGAGTGGCTTGTCGTTCCCATGCAACTGTTTTCCTTCCTGGGGACGGAGGAATTCTTCCTGCTGGTCCTGCCGATCATCTATTGGAGCGTGGATGCCGATGCAGGCTTGCGGGTCGGGATGATCCTGCTGCTCTCCGGCGGCCTGAATGACACTCTGAAACTCGCCTTTCACGGCCCGCGGCCCTACTGGTTCAGCACACAGGTGAAAGCGCTCGCACCGGAAACCTCTTTCGGAATGCCGTCAGGGCATGCGCAGATTGCAGCCAGCCTCTGGGGTCTGGGGGCGTCACTGGTAAAGCGTCCGTGGGCATGGGGGGCGGCTGTTTTCATCATTCTCATGATCGGGCTTTCGCGCCTGTATCTGGCCGCCCATTTCCCGCACGATGTTCTCGTGGGCTGGATTACGGGTGCGCTGGTGCTGTGGGTTTTCCTGCAGGGGTGGGATGCCGTTGCGGCCTGGGCGAAAAGGAAGTCGCCCGGAGAGAAGGTTGGATTGGCCTTCGCCCTCTCGATGGCAATGCTCGCCTCCGGGGTGATCGCCTTTGTTTCCTGGAACGGATGGGTGCTGCCCGCCGACTGGGTGGCGAATGCCCGGCAGGCGGGAGCGAATCCGCTTCCGGCACCCGTGACGCTCAACGGGGCCGTTACATTCTCTGCGGCATTGTTCGGTATGCTGGCAGGCCTGGTCTGGATGGATTCGAAGGGGGGGTATGGTTCGGACGGGAGTTTCCGGGGGAGGTGCGGACGTCTTTTGCCCGGTTTCGCAGGGCTTCTGATGATCTATCTTGGCCTGCGGGCGATTTTCCCTCATGGAGAAACGGTGAGTTCCTATGCCTTGCGCTACCTGCGCTTTGCCCTCGTCGGTCTGTGGATTTCTGCGGGTGCGCCGTGGCTGTTCATGAAACTGAACATGGCCCGGAGCTTGAAAACCGAGTGA
- a CDS encoding PH domain-containing protein, with protein sequence MPAYAARLLEPLEGVRYLTRPRLLSLGMLVVMTAVVLGLVVFSIVVEPGFIRLLSLPAFPLLGGLIASLMHAPVIFVTDRRIVFARRFLKPLSLGLERLEATQVRQNPLGRLLGYGELNLLFQPPQDLGEGIFLRFTLSKLPDAASLNSAISVSADAFKKNVAADGSFPAGL encoded by the coding sequence ATGCCAGCCTATGCTGCCAGGCTGTTGGAGCCTCTTGAAGGAGTCCGCTACCTCACGCGGCCCCGCCTGCTGTCGCTGGGCATGCTTGTGGTTATGACCGCGGTGGTTCTCGGTCTGGTTGTATTCTCGATCGTCGTGGAACCGGGGTTCATCCGACTGCTGAGCCTTCCCGCATTTCCGCTTCTGGGCGGCCTTATCGCCTCCCTGATGCACGCTCCGGTGATTTTCGTGACGGACCGCCGCATCGTATTCGCACGCCGTTTTCTGAAACCGCTGTCCCTCGGACTCGAACGGCTGGAGGCAACTCAAGTCCGGCAGAACCCGCTGGGGCGCCTGCTCGGCTACGGCGAACTGAATCTGCTCTTCCAACCTCCCCAGGATCTCGGCGAAGGAATCTTCCTCCGGTTCACGCTGTCCAAGCTTCCCGATGCCGCCTCTCTCAACTCGGCAATATCCGTCTCCGCCGATGCCTTCAAGAAGAACGTGGCGGCGGATGGTTCGTTTCCTGCGGGCCTGTGA
- a CDS encoding aldo/keto reductase, which yields MQKRILGKSGLEVSAVGLGCMGMSFSYGPPKDKKEMISLLQAAVERGVTFFDTAEVYGPLANEELVGEALAPFRGQVVIATKFGFDLDPGFDPRGMKGSPGLNSRPEHIRQAVEGSLGRLKVETIDLLYQHRVDTNVPIEDVAGAVKDLIQEGKVKHFGLSEAGVQTIRRAHAVQPLTALQSEYSLWTRGPEKEVLPALEELGIGFVPYSPLGRGFLTGKIDEHSTFDRSDFRNTLPRFTPEARKANQALIDVIGSMAERKKATSAQIALAWLLAQKPWIVPIPGTTKLERLDENIGAVAVKLTSDDLCEIDGATAKIMVQGARYPEKMEQMTGR from the coding sequence ATGCAAAAGCGCATATTGGGAAAAAGCGGCCTGGAAGTATCAGCTGTCGGACTCGGCTGTATGGGAATGAGTTTTTCCTATGGTCCGCCCAAGGATAAGAAGGAGATGATCTCTCTTCTTCAGGCAGCCGTGGAGCGCGGCGTAACGTTCTTTGATACGGCGGAAGTCTATGGCCCGCTCGCGAACGAAGAACTCGTAGGCGAAGCCCTCGCTCCATTCCGCGGGCAGGTGGTCATTGCCACCAAGTTCGGGTTCGACCTGGATCCCGGGTTTGATCCCAGGGGGATGAAGGGCTCGCCGGGCCTGAACAGTCGGCCGGAGCACATCAGGCAGGCCGTCGAAGGATCGCTCGGGCGGCTCAAGGTCGAGACGATCGATTTGCTTTATCAGCATCGCGTTGATACGAACGTGCCGATTGAGGACGTGGCGGGGGCGGTGAAGGACCTGATTCAGGAAGGAAAAGTCAAGCACTTCGGCCTGTCCGAAGCGGGCGTGCAGACCATCCGTCGTGCGCACGCCGTTCAGCCGCTGACCGCCCTCCAGAGCGAATATTCGCTGTGGACGAGAGGCCCTGAGAAGGAGGTGCTGCCGGCCCTGGAGGAACTCGGCATCGGTTTCGTTCCCTACAGCCCGTTGGGCAGGGGCTTTCTCACGGGAAAGATCGACGAACACAGTACGTTCGACCGTTCCGACTTCCGCAACACGCTCCCTCGATTTACGCCGGAGGCGCGGAAAGCGAATCAGGCCCTGATCGATGTGATCGGCAGCATGGCGGAGCGGAAGAAGGCAACGTCTGCTCAGATAGCGCTCGCCTGGCTGCTCGCCCAGAAGCCGTGGATTGTTCCAATCCCGGGTACCACAAAGCTGGAGCGCCTGGACGAGAACATCGGGGCTGTGGCAGTCAAACTCACGTCCGACGATCTCTGCGAGATCGACGGCGCCACCGCAAAGATCATGGTGCAAGGGGCCCGGTACCCGGAAAAAATGGAGCAAATGACCGGTCGCTGA